The nucleotide window AACAGTTGTTACAAGCAGGGGCGTTGCAGCCGATTTGAATGTTTTGAGTCAAGCCTCGAATAATGACCTGGGCTcatttcagtcagttcacaCACCACACCTTGTAGCTATTTCTCACAGTGAGAAGTAAGAGATGAATTGTCCTGCTACATACAATTAATAGACGAGGCACAGGCATATGCGGGGCAGTTCTGTCGAGTTCAGCTGCTTCAAGTTTTTTAAGAGTACCGCAAGAAATCTTGCGGAGGAGgctgatttcaaatcgctctgaTCTTATCCACTTGTCATTTCTTGCATTGCCTCGTGAAGtcgcacacacacatttatgcaTCCTAACAGACAATCATAAAGAAATGCGAAGTTGTTTCTGGATAAATTATATTATCCGGCTGCAAGCACGTTCGTTACTAACATGGATTTAAAGGAGTGGAAGTTGGATGAGCAAGATCCGATGAATGCGGtaaatataaccaatttttaagcattttgatTTCACAATTCCTGGACGAAATCACATTGCCTTTGATCAAAGACACTGAGAGCTAATATTGGGGAATAAAGCCAAATCCGTGCTAAATTATTATTGATTCAGTCAAAAACTCCCAAAGCTTTGCAACCAGAAGGTGTAGGAAGGAACTAGAGGCTTCCTGAAATTAATGTAATAGAGatgcatttcattattattgcCCTTTCATCATTAAATGTTCtgcaatactgtatgtgtagAGTAAGCTTAAGttaaaaagtacaattccataATCTACTTAAAGTGCTCTATATTCATGTACTAATGTTGTACGTAATGTAGCctacatttttttgttcatatgaaatatgctaaaatgtaatttaaaaatttatttaggtaccacttgaAATAAATTTGAACCCACCTTTGTATGAAAGATTAGTACAAGTTTACttatgttaaatgcatttctgttcatattcatgacatctcaaaaaaacacagataaggacacctatgtttttaagattatcttaagtactaaagaagaatttttggTATACTATGTACAAAACTAGTGTGTGAAAACACTGAACATGTGCAGCACAGCCATTATAATTGGTTCTAGGCTAGCTAGAGCTGGTGATCTAGGCTAGTGATCCCTGTATTtcagtggcgaaccgtgggtacttcagctgggccttcaaaatatgcaatgaagtggaaatgcctctccatccataatactaggctattcgtatttcgttaaatcatacagtgaacgtgtaaaaattctgagcacgcaaagttaaattacagaatgggcattgtctgcctttaaatgcagttttaaagtttaaaattactttaatctaactgataaacacaaatacagactctgctgctctgtaatgacaggggctctgtaaatttgcatttaacaagcttaaattatgttctttaatttattttttattttttggaaatatatatttagctgtaggataccttgttaatctttttcataaggggaaatatagcaccctgcgttctcagtgcacctccttgtggcttataactgttgttataagatatccagggctcgcaaaatctctAGCCCAAGCCCCGAgtgctaccaaaatgtatctccgccctgcccatcggTTATAGCgggggaaaaaaatatttgaatgttttcgcattctctcagatttagttaggaaattatattgtatgttattcggcgtcgtctgtcagtcattactatcctcacgtaacaagtgaaactgtcaggaagtaaaagtataattaaacccattatttttctcgtgttcgcgtcatatgcacgcgcttctcccggctgtgctcttcacgagtacgcgcttaagtaatttcgtttttacctcagccctatcaagctagccacaacgtcaatcacgttttccgccatttacctcaaccactctcaccgcagagattcgggccattagactgtattaatattaacggtctatgatcttcgtctttggtgttttacggcagctcgcatccagtttgttgcatgcttaggacttcatgaaggcttacaatgctttgttttttacccgcccacttgaaatcaaaacgtgattggtcgatttgcccgtcactctccacaccaaaacacatagcttggccttccctgggattcatgaagtcctaaccaatgaatgagccagataaccgggccttaatagagacagacgattctgattggattagatgttttcatgacatgaacctgacagtaagctttACGTTAGAACacagatgagagaaaatatattacatgtattgtattaaattgaattaaatagaaatttaaaaatttaaaaacatatttttattgaatactatattatttatttgtattattattataaaaaaatctttttataaatttttttaggccttctctgaaggcgtagaaggccctgaaggttccccactgctgtatttacataaaatggtcTGGGCTAAGCCCCGGATGTCCTTCAATGCTGGAAACACCCCTGGTTACAAGACTGtatacatttgtgtgtgtgtgtgtgtgtgtgtgtgtgtgtgtgtgtgtgtgtgtgtgtgtgtatgtcgcAGGAATGCtcacgtattgaaaccaaactttgtacataaacttgggactccaatgtgaggatgcataagataaaaaaacattctaaaattttacatttcacaAATCACGTTAGTGACCACAACAGAGCAAGCACACTTTTGCAGTTCCTTGGTTAAGGCATTTTTCTAGTTTAATCTAGCCTTAAATAGTTTTGGCCTGAAACTGCCTATAGGTTAAGAGGTACTATATGATTGGAATTCAATAAATGTTGGTTGTTTAAACTTTGTTTGGTGCGGTCATTGTTGCAGTACGATGTTGACTACTGAATTCTTTGTCTGCTCGAATTCATGCAACACCATGCAGACCTCTTCACCCCCCCCACAAACACATCATGTACTGATTTTAACCTGTAAAGCAGACAtgtcaaactcaaggcccgcGGGCCACTTCCGGCCCGCGCTAAAATTATATGTGGCCCGCGAGTTAATTTCATATGTGCATTGCTAATGGCCCGCCAGCACATAGCGCTAaaactacaaatcccataatgcaGTGCAACCGCTACTAATGGCCCGGCGGCACATAGCGCTAAtactacaaatcccataatgcaGTGCAACCGCTACCATGGTTCATGACCTCTAATCACCAAGCAACAGATCGCAAGCGCCAACCTCTCCTCCTTGCGTCTACTCGTCAGCGGTAAGCAAATAAATGCATGGTTCTGTGCCAAAGAAATGGCCAAACGAAAAGTGGACTTTGAAAACAGGGGCTTTCAAAACCGGTGGGAGACAGAGTATATGTTTGTTGAGATTGAAGGTAAACCTGTGTGCCTCGTTTGCGGAGGTAATGTGGCAGTATTCAAAGAATATAACTTAACACGGCACTATGAGACAAAACATCAGGACAAGTACAAAAACATGGACACAAAGCAGAAGCTACAGAAAGTAGAAGAGCTTAAAAAGAGTCTGGTGTCACAGCAGACTATGTTTAGAAAAGCAAAATCACAAAGTGAAGCTGTTGTGAAAGCGAGTTTTATAGTGGCGGAAGAGATCGCTAAATCAGCCCGGCCATTTACCGAAGGAGAGTTTTTGAAGCGCTGCATGATTAAAGTGTGCGACGTCTTGTGTCCAGACAAAAAGCaagcatttttaaatgtaagcCTAAGCAGAAATACCGTTGCTGATCGGATGTGTGAACTTGCCACTGATTTACAAGAACAGTTGATTGAATGAGGAAAAGACTTCATTGCATATTCCCTTGCTGTGGAAGAAAGTACGGACTTGACAGACACTGCACAGCTGGCAATCTTTATCCGTGGAGTGGACTCCAGTTTATGCGTTACAGAGGAACTTTTGGGTATAAAGTCAATGCATGGAACAACCACAGGGAAAGACATATTTGAGGAAGTTTCTAAGTGTGTAAATGACATGAAATTGCCCTGGGACAAACTTACGGGACTGACGACTGATGGGGCACCCACAATGTGTGGGGAAAAGTGTGGATTAGTGGGAAGGATGCGGGAGAAGATGAAGAGAGAGAACTGCACAGGTGAGCTGACAGTTTATCACTGCATTATACACCAAGAAGCACTGTGTGGTAAAGCCCTTAAAATGGAGAATGTAATGAGTGTTGTGACACAGACTGTTAACTTTATAAGAGCCAAAGGTTTAAATCACCGGCAGTTTCAGTCTTTTCTGCAAGAAATTAATTCTGAACTTGGTGATGTGCCCTATCACACAGAGGTGCGATGGCTAAGTCGAGAAAAAGTGCTTAACAGATTTTTTGAGTTACGTGAGGAAATCTGTCAGTTCATGAAAAGTAAAGGAAGAGACTCCACCTTTATCCAGGATGTGAAGTGGTTGCATGAGTTGGCATTTCTGTGTGACTTGACTAAGCATCTTACTGCACTAAACCTCCAGCTGCAGGGGCGGGACCGTGTGGTCACAGACATGTATGATGCAGTGAAATCTTTTCAAACCAAGCTGCGCCTGTGGGAGATTCAGATGCAGCAAGGAAACTTGTGTCACTTTCCATGTTGCCAAAcagtcacaaacaaacactcCACTGCTGTGTTCCCCACAGCACATTTTGTTGATAAACTGAGCACACTTCGCATTGAGTTCACACAACGCTTTGGCGACTTTAAATTGCAGAAATGTAATTTACAACTGTTTAGTAATCCATTTGCAGTTGATGTCGAAAAAGGACCTGTAAACATTCAGATGGAGCTGGTAGAACTCCAGTGTAATAGCAAGCTCAAGGCAAAGTATGATTCTGTGGGGCCCACAAAGTTTCCCCAATTCATCCCTGAAACAATGCCTCAACTTCGCCTACATGCCGCTCGAATGCTCTGCATGTTTGGTAGTACATACCTTTGTGAGCAACTTTTTTCTCTGATGAAGATGAACAAAACAGCACACAGAAGTCGTCTCAGTGATGAACACCTCCACTCCACCTTGAGAGTTTCCACAGCTCAGAAACTAACACCAAACATGACTAAACTTGTGGCAAAAAAAAGATGCCAAACATCCCACAAGGACAAAATGGCATAAGAGAGAAAACCAAATATATGGTTTTggtgtttgttgttttttgcactATTTTCTAAAATACAGTTTGTGTTTTGCAAGACTTCACTAGCTTGTTTATAGATGAAATGTTGTCAACTtgctaaaatgtattattttagaGAAAAAAACAAACGATTTTactctttttatttattattatttttatattttattgagaCTTTATTAAACCTACAGTATCCTGGCTGTTTACTTTAAATTCAGATATTTGATGTTTTTGCACTTTTTCTGAAATGACAAgagtttattttttgtaaaaattttaCCATCATTTTTATACCTAGGAGATGTTCTTAACTTGTTGGAATGTATTgttaaaaaatgataaaatatgcaTTGTAATATTTCATTGAGGTAAATTACAGTATTTTGGCTGTTtacttttaatatatttgatGTTTTGCACTTTTTCCTAAAATGACaatagtttattttttgtaaaatgttacAATCATTTTCATACATAAGAGATGTCCATAACTTGTTGGAATGTATTgttaaaaaatgataaaatatgcaTTGTAATATTTCATTGAGGTAAATTACAGTATTTTGGCTGTTtacttttaatatatttgatGTTTTGCACTTTTTCCTAAAATGACaatagtttattttttgtaaaatgttaccATCATTTTCATACCTAAGAGATGTTCTTAACTTGTTGGAATGTATTgttaaaaaatgataaaatatgcaTTGTAATATTTCATTGAGGTTAATTACAGTATTCTGGCTGTTTACTTTAAATTAACATGTTTGTTGCTTTTTGCACTTTTCTGACATCATAATACAGTTTTTGCAAAATTACCAGCTTCTTCATAGCTGAATTGTTCTCAACTTGCCTAAATGTATTGTTTCAGAGAAACTAAATGATAttagtatttttattattattttaatattaatattgtaTTGAGAAAATGTACAGTGTTCTGGCTGTTTAAATTCATatctttgattaaaaaatagtcagttttataaatgttcaTCCTGTTTGGCCCGCTACTTATGCTGTGTTTTATGTTTCGGCCCCTTCTgtaaatgagtttgacacccctgctgtAAAGTATATGTactttatcagtgtttttctttggcaaACATTTACTTTACTAGTTTCTGATTTACACTCCACTACATGTAGTAAATACAAGTTGCTAATGACTCTTAATACTTAAGTGCATTAAACATTTagaactttattttaaattctcaagtacaatttttattactttttcttTAGGTAAAAGTATTTCAGtattgtttaatgtaattaagtattaAATTACAGCTTAAATGAAACATGATGGATACAAAATggtttagaatgtagtgaagtaaataaacagattCTTGAAAAAAATACTGTGATTTTCAACACTTGACAAACAGGGAGTTGCAAGTAGAACTAAAAGCACTGTTGCGTGTGATTGTGTTAAATGCACTTTTGTGGGAAGTGAAATTTGACAAAATTAACATATGTTAAAATCCGCATTTTGTCCCCTGCATAATGTTAGCTTGCGTAATTTCTGAGGACATTCCCAACATTTGCTTGCAATTTACGTTTATTATCGTCTTGGCCAAAGTTAGCTAAGGTCTTTCATTCCTCATCTGACGTTTCCATAACAACACTTTAATCCTTTGGTCCTTTATTCCTTTTTATCATCCTACATGGCACCTCAGTCAAAATAAAGAACTGAACTGAAATATAAACTAACACTAAATTTAACCAGAATTTGGTAGACATTTAATATACCAAAAATATCCCTAACTGTGataagcaaatatttttttcatattgacCTTAAACAGGGGCGGCATTTGCGTATTGCAGGGTATGGCAGTAgccataccctagcattcagacaaaacaccagaaatcaacaggctataatgatgctcattaaagataattttaaatattttcagtagagtatatctgaacattggtacatcactaataAGGATAATTTACACGTGTGATCGACTTCATTCTATAACATAGGAACCGACAAGCGGATGACATCAACCGCGAGAGCGTTTTGAAAGCAAACCCTTTCAATGATTTCTCGACTCACCCTCATCAGCCtgtcgttcttgcagcgcaACTCGAAGTCCGCTGCAGGAGGTCTCatcaccctgctgaaaaaaacagcatcaaaccagcatgggaactATGCAGTGCACTCACAATAATTTCTTTACACTCATTTGGTGCATTCACTGTTATCACTAACCCAAAGAACTACTGAATAGTTGAACACAaagttgtgtatgtgtgagttGTGTGTATATAGGTTAACACGCAACACAAGCAgagtaaaataatttatttaatatacttTATTCAAAAGCCCACACCATGACAATTTGGTTGCTCAAAATGAATAGATTTGTGTGCGATTCATTGCTTTGCACAGCAGGTGTCACTAAAGAGCACATTGTTTCATGAGGCTTCGGGTAAATGAACCTTTTGGCGAACCAATGGGCTGTAAAGCCTCAGTGGTTCAGAAAGCCTCGTTTGGCCATCACTAGTTCTCTGGGTTGTGTTTTATGTGCTTATCTTAAATTCTATCTGAGCACATATGCTATGTGTTGTTCATTAATAGGTGCACATATTATTGATTAATGCTAAGCTGAGTACCTGCAATAGTTCCCAATAATGTATAATGAAATACACTGAAGCTATTTGGAGttaaaacacaatttatttCAAACAGAGTATATAAACAGTGACTATTGTATAGCATGTGGCATACTCACTACTTCCTGGTTTTGTGACTCCGCCTTAGGGAGGGCGGGACAACTGTCTTGCATATTTATTCATTTGGGTCAAACCATTTTGTTGTGAAGGGGAAAATGAATACTGCCTTTTGTCTGGGTTTATGGACAATGCTTGTTTGATGCTGTTTATAGcagtacattttaattttgggtaGTTAAAGATTGTACTTTAATTTACTGTCTACTGTGCCTCTTATGTTTATGCATGTAAAATGTTGCAACAGTGATCCCTGAATTTGGTAGGGCTCATCAATTAGTGAGCAGGGCCTAGGTTATTTAAGTCAGTCTGGGCAGTACACCGGACACAGAGGGTCGTGTGTTAaacttaaaggtagggtaactgATTTGATACAATGCTAACTTTAGCATGTTAGTAGTGATGGCCAAATGAAGCGTTTCGAAGCATTCTTGCTTTCTGATACAATTGTGCCGAAAATGGTTCATTACTCGACGCTTCATTCAAACAGAAAATGCACACCACCATCTGCTGGtgaagtaaatgtaatgcaaCAAAGCTGACAATGCGAGTAGGCTAATGTACCCGCCCCATTTTGGCTGTCAGAGCTTTGAcattgtgttcatgtttcaaacCCTCAATAAAACATTGAGCCtgagatgtgtttgtgtgtgaatatttagctgtaggatacaGCACTCTACAACTTACTAACTgggcatttatgcatttaaaaatgtatttataatgtGGCAGAGGGCAACTGGACAGGGCTTGGATAATGTGGAGTATTCATTGAATGTTGTGgtttttattcagaaatataattttatattaattataatacatacaatttatatttttaataattttataatatagcCTAACGTTAGGCTATACATTTGGTGATGtgggcgatttttttttttacaaattcacCAGCTTTGGAGAATATTCTCTCGCATGAAACAGATGATGCTGGAGTACACAAAATTTTTTAGAAAGCTTTTCTATGGTTTGGCTTCACTTGCGTGAAAAATAAAGCCGCCAAGTTTCAAACCTGTCAACGCCGGATTGGGCTGCCAAAGCATGTCGTGTGGTTTACTAGAGAAATGAACCAGTGTGTTTGCTTCAGACATCGTATTTCACGTGACCAGTGACGTAACGATACAAGCTCCGTAACAGTGGTTCATTGCGAGGACTTTTCGAGTCCGAAGCACACTCAAAAAAACGATTCCTGGCAATATTTACTTTTAAGTATTTGGATcatttagattttatttaaatactcgttttttaaaatatatgtaatccGATTTATTAGAATATATATAAATCTTTTCAATTTAAAAACTATTAGATTTAATCAGTTAAAATGTATGAATATGAATTACATAAATCTAGCCGTGAAACAAACCGGATAAATTCTATGAGATTGATTTACATACAAGTGTCAGGAAACTGACTTTAGCAGAAGCGGAAATGACGTCTATTCACACTCCAGTCAGGAGGTGGCGCCAAAATCAAAAACAGACGCTACAGCACATGGACTTCGCCATTTTGCATTGGACTGGATCGTCATCTCACTAGTTTACGATCGCCAAATTGTAGGTGAGTAAAGTTAACAAGTTTGATGTGATTATCTAAAATATAAttgtctgttgtttaattaCATGTGTGACGCGTTGCATGTTTCAGAGTAAAATACACCTCACTACACAGATGGTCTGTTGGAATAAGTTACCCTGCAGTGTCTGTTGCTtttattggttattttttgtggtttaatgtttgaaacctaagaaataaataaagtcatAGGCTACTGAAGACTTATCAGAATAAAATAATCATATAATCTCTGtgactttattaacaaaagaatGTTACAATTATACTATGTTGTTGAGTGCATTGTGTGTCTaactaaaactttttttttacagatacaGCATCATTTCATCGTCTATACGGTGGGACAACCTGCTAGACAGGGTATGTAAGTTATGCTACAAAGATATTGATTTCTGATGCAAAGCTGGATTTTCATCATTGCAGTGTCACATGATCATttagaaatcattttaatatgaTGATTTATTGTCAATATTGGAAACAGGTGTTTTTTTCCCAATAAATGCAGTCATGATAAGCATAAGAGACTTCATTCCAAACATTTCACCGTTAGTGAACACACATGCTGGGACACAATATTTCTGAAACAGAAAAATACATACTCTTCGTCTTACAAAATCTTTATCTGTCTCTATAAAAACTATTATCTACataaaatattgttaaagaaaatcattaaatattgtgggttttttttgtcttgttctaGTTGAAGACATCTGTATCTACCTCAAAGAAGGCATGGAGAGACACATTAAAGAATATGTGGTAAGTGTATGTCAACCTACTCTATTTttatatctatctatttatatgtatgtgtatgggtatgtgtgtgtatataaatatcTTATGGATAACTAGATGTTTAAACAAGGTGATTATCTGTTTTCAGGTCTTTTGATGGTTTTGTGACTAATGTTctattattttacacattttaatcagtctacatattttaaatatcagaGTTTGTAAAACAATTTGCCtgcacatttttgaaaatttggGACTGATTTTTTGTTGTTCTTCTCCAGAATTGTGAAATTGGTGAGTTGGGAATTGCACAGACAGTGGAAGTTTTGGAAAACCTACTTGGTGTCACACATGGGTGTGAAATTACTTTTTGGACTCATTTATGCACTTAAACTGAACTACCAGAAGAACCTCAGGTGCACCTTTGACCTTTCAAAAAATCCTAATGGAACTGGACTTGATACAACCAAGCAATCACTGAAAGATGCTTCAGTGAATACCTGACAGACACGCTGATGCATCCCCCTCAAAGtgggtacatttttgtacatttacaagtgaactttttaacattaaaggaatattgcactttcattaaacaaaaatactgATAATTAACTGTCTGTCATCCAAGATGCTTgtcttttttgttcagtcgggaagaaattatgttttttgagaaaaacattccaggatttttcttaatttaatagaccttattggacctcaacagttatgtttcaaagcagctttaaagggctctaaacgatcccaaccgaggcataagggtttaATCTATCCAAAAGATTATCATATTTGGcaagaaaacttttaaaacacaacaacTTGTCTTGCATTATCCATGTGACACACAGTGCGACATTGTGTACTACGTAATAAATGTTTACACATCACAaatgtgaaacgcacatttgttgaccattttaaataataaacggacccaaagacattaattagtatcatttcacattcaacaacatctgaacgctcctctttctcctcgcttgtaaacactggaacGGTAGTTTCAGTTATGTCATGCTAGTGTGTCACACAGCTAGTGCAAAACGTTGTGATTTAAAAGtcctcttttatttttatttttgaaaatgacaatcgtttagctagataagacccttatgccttatTTGGGATAATTTAGAGCCCTTTTAAATCTGCATTGAAACCGTAAACTTGAGGTCGAATAAAgtcttaaattgagaaaaatcctggaatcttTAACTCAAActttatttcttcttgactgaacaaagaaaaacataaacatatggGGTTAGAAAATTATCgggatttttgttttattaaattggaaTATTGCTTTAACAAttttaaaagttaaaagtttttgaaaaatgtaattgatgtATATCTAACATGTAATTAGAGATGCATGAAAATTGTTAATGGCACACAGCCACTCAAAACACTAAGCCATgtgccatttttttttcttaccacCCAATCAttc belongs to Paramisgurnus dabryanus chromosome 2, PD_genome_1.1, whole genome shotgun sequence and includes:
- the LOC135736246 gene encoding LOW QUALITY PROTEIN: general transcription factor II-I repeat domain-containing protein 2-like (The sequence of the model RefSeq protein was modified relative to this genomic sequence to represent the inferred CDS: substituted 1 base at 1 genomic stop codon), translated to MAKRKVDFENRGFQNRWETEYMFVEIEGKPVCLVCGGNVAVFKEYNLTRHYETKHQDKYKNMDTKQKLQKVEELKKSLVSQQTMFRKAKSQSEAVVKASFIVAEEIAKSARPFTEGEFLKRCMIKVCDVLCPDKKQAFLNVSLSRNTVADRMCELATDLQEQLIEXGKDFIAYSLAVEESTDLTDTAQLAIFIRGVDSSLCVTEELLGIKSMHGTTTGKDIFEEVSKCVNDMKLPWDKLTGLTTDGAPTMCGEKCGLVGRMREKMKRENCTGELTVYHCIIHQEALCGKALKMENVMSVVTQTVNFIRAKGLNHRQFQSFLQEINSELGDVPYHTEVRWLSREKVLNRFFELREEICQFMKSKGRDSTFIQDVKWLHELAFLCDLTKHLTALNLQLQGRDRVVTDMYDAVKSFQTKLRLWEIQMQQGNLCHFPCCQTVTNKHSTAVFPTAHFVDKLSTLRIEFTQRFGDFKLQKCNLQLFSNPFAVDVEKGPVNIQMELVELQCNSKLKAKYDSVGPTKFPQFIPETMPQLRLHAARMLCMFGSTYLCEQLFSLMKMNKTAHRSRLSDEHLHSTLRVSTAQKLTPNMTKLVAKKRCQTSHKDKMA